GTCGGGTGGCGGCGCCGGTGTTTACGGAGTTGACGGGGATGCCGATGCCTGAGCCGGTGTCGTTGCGACGGTGGAGTCAGGATTCATTGGAGTTGTTTTGGGGGTTTCCGGATCGGGAGCGTCAGGTTGAGTTGGCGGTGAGCGCGGCGGAGTTGTTTGCGTGGTTGCGGGATGCGATTGAGGTTCGTACGGGGTCTCGGACGGTGTTTGATGCGTTGCGGGAGGCGGGGGTGGATGCGCGGCGTCGGGCTTCGTTGGCGTTTTTTCTTGTGATTGGTGGGCAGGAGACGACGGCGATGTTGGGTGATATTGCGTTGTATTCGGCGGTGCGTTCTGGTGGCTTGTGGGCGAGGTTGGGTGGTGCTGATGAGGTGACGGCGCAGGCTGCGGCGCGGGAGCATGTGCGGTCGTTGTTGGCGACGACGTCTTCGGTGGCGGCGTGGCAGCGTCAGGCGGTGCGGGATACGACGCTTGCTGGCAGGTGTATCCCGGCGGGGACGCAGTTGTTGGTGGAGTTGAGTGGTCATCATGTGGATGTGCAGGCGGCGGTGCGGGGCACGGGGTATGGGTTGGCGTTTGGTTTTGGGGTGCATCGGTGTTTGGGTGCAAGGCTGGCTGAGGTGGAGGCGTCGTTGATTGTGCGGCGTGCTGCTGTGGCGTTGCCTGATGTTGTGCCGGTGGGGCCGGATGCGC
This region of Dermatophilus congolensis genomic DNA includes:
- a CDS encoding cytochrome P450 encodes the protein MTVTGAVGVSLGASLGEAGCPMHAYLDAHVPDVGSGLGGFVRVSDPVLVREVLGRADDFGPENALTAMVPLCPEALRVLAGVGFALPPVLASASGAAHRLVRGVVAGFVSPRRVDGVVPRAQALADEALGGVREVVDSGAVVDLSVALTRRVAAPVFTELTGMPMPEPVSLRRWSQDSLELFWGFPDRERQVELAVSAAELFAWLRDAIEVRTGSRTVFDALREAGVDARRRASLAFFLVIGGQETTAMLGDIALYSAVRSGGLWARLGGADEVTAQAAAREHVRSLLATTSSVAAWQRQAVRDTTLAGRCIPAGTQLLVELSGHHVDVQAAVRGTGYGLAFGFGVHRCLGARLAEVEASLIVRRAAVALPDVVPVGPDARWWRLSSFQAPDAVRVGVAGVGL